TTTTCTCGTTAAGCATCACCACCAACTGGCTGGGCTATATTCTGCTCGGCGGGGTGATCTTCACCATCGGCGTGGTGCAGCTGCCCGCGCACTGGTATATCGATGAGGCCACGCTGCGCATTCTGGGCATTGTGCTGCTGCTGATTATCGCCGTTTATCTGTGGGCCTGCGCGTTTGCCAGACGCCGCCATATGACCATTAAAGGGCAAAAGCTGGTGCTGCCCTCGTGGAAGTTTGCGGTGCTGCAGATGGCCGTCTCCAGCGCCAACTGGATGGCGATGGGGGCGATTATCTGGCTGCTGATTGGCGAGGACGTCAATTACTTCTTCGTGCTGGGCGTGCTGCTGGTGAGCAGTATTGCGGGCGTGATTGTGCATATTCCGGCGGGGATCGGCGTGCTGGAGGCTGTGTTTATCGCGTTGCTGGCCGGGGAGCATGTCTCTCAGGGAACGATTATCGCCGCCCTGCTGGCGTACCGCATGCTGTATTACTTCTTGCCGCTGGCGCTGGCAACGGTGTGTTATCTGGTGCTGGAGAGTCGGGCGAAAAAGCTGAGAGCGAAGAACGAGAAGGCGTTAGCGAAATAAAAGCAAAACGGCAACCTTGTTGCCGTTTTTAGTGTTTGTTCCCTCTCCCGTGGGAGAGGGTCAGGGTGAGGGCACCAGACCGCCACCCGGCAAAACAACCTTAGCGACGGTCGCCGAAAATCCGCAGCAGCATCAGGAACAGGTTGATGAAGTCCAGATACAGCGTCAGCGCGCCCAGAATCGCGTATTTGCGCAGGTTTGAACTGTCGCGTACGTCGATCTGCTCGCCGATGTTTTTCAGCTTCTGGGTGTCATACGCCGTCAACCCAACGAAGATCACCACCCCGATGTAGGTCACGGCCCACATCAGCGCGTCGCTCTTCAGCCACAGGTTTACCAGCGACGCCAGCACAATCCCGATCAGCCCCATAAACAGCATGCTGCCGAAACCGCTCAGATCGCGCTTCGTGGTGTAACCGTACAGGCTCATCGCACCGAACATCCCGCCGGTGACCACGAAGGTGCTGGCGATGGAGGAGTAGGTGTAAACGATGAAGATACTGGAAAGCGTCAGCCCGGTTAGCGCCGAATAGAGCATAAACAGCGTAGTCGCCATTCCGGCACTCAGCTTTTGCACCAGACCCGAAAGCACAAACACCAGCGCCAGCTGCGCGATAATCAGCCCAAAGAAGGTGATTTTGCTGGAGAAGATAAACATCATCAGTTCAGGCGTGTTCGCCGCATACCACGCGATGAACGCGGTAAGCAGCAGGCCAACCGTCATCCAGCCGTACACCTGAGCCATATACGTCTGCAGGCCGCTACGGGTCTGCTGTACTATTGAATCGGAACGCGGAAATCGGTCCATGATTCACTCCTGATTAAGATTAAGTAGACACACACGTTAAGATTAACACATCCACGTAAACCGACTACCAACGGCTGGCGGCTTGTTTATCGCTGTCGCGCGATTCTACCCAGCGGTCACCTTCCGGCGTGGCTTCGCGCTTCCAGAACGGCGCTTTTGTTTTGAGGTAATCCATAATGAACTCCCCTGCCGCAAACGCGCTGCTGCGGTGCGCGCTGGTCACCCCGACGAAGACAATCTCTTCGCCAGGCCACATCTCGCCGATGCGGTGAATAACCGTGACGCGGCCAAGTGGCCAGCGGCCTCGCGCCTCGTCGACAATCTCCGCCAGCGATTTCTCGGTCATCCCCGGATAGTGCTCCAGCGTCAGTGCCTTCACGCTGTCGCCGAGGTTGTGGTTGCGCACTTTGCCGGTGAAGGTGACAACCGCGCCGTCTTCATCGCGTTCCGCCAGCCAGCTGTATTCTGTCCCTACGTTAAAACGCTCGGGGCTCACCAGAATTCGGGTTTCAGCCATCTTAGCCCCCCGTTACCGGCGGGAAGAAGGCCACTTCATCGCCTTCCTTCAACGGATGGGTAAACTCCACCAGCGTTTGGTTAACGGCGGCCAGCAGCTTGCCTTCGTCCAGCGCCAGCGCCCAGCGGTCGCTTTGTGCCGCCAGATGCGCGCGCAGGGCCGCGACGTTTTCGAAGGACGCATCCAGCGTCAGGCTGTCGGTATTCACCAGCTCGCGCACCTGCGCAAAAAAGAGCACCTTAATCATGGCTGTCCACCTTAAAATCACCGGATTTGCCGCCGCTTTTTGCCAGCAGGCGAACCGGGCCAATCACCATATCTTTCTGCACCGCTTTGCACATGTCGTAGATGGTCAGCGCGGCGACTGAGGCCGACGTCAGCGCCTCCATCTCCACGCCGGTTTTGCCGGTTAAGCGGCAGAGTGACTCAATGCGCACGCGATTATGCTCCGGCTGCGCCTGCAGGTTCACTTCCACCTTGCTCAGCATCAGCGGATGGCACAGCGGAATGAGCTCCCAGGTCCGTTTGGCGGCCTGAATACCGGCGATGCGGGCGGTGGCAAAGACGTCGCCCTTGTGATGACTGCCGTCGATAATCATCGCCAGGGTTTCCGGCAGCATGGTGACGAACGCTTCCGCGCGCGCCTCGCGCACCGTTTCCGCTTTGGCGGAGACGTCCACCATATGCGCTTCGCCGGCGGCGTTAATGTGGGTCAGTTGTGACATAGCTTATTTCTTTAAATGGGGATGGAAATTACACGGACGGGTACGGGCGTCCAGCTGCGGGGCGATGATGTTTTCCCACGCGGTGCGGCAGGCTTTGGTCGAGCCCGGCATAGCGAAAATCAGGGTTTTGTTAGCCACCCCGGCAACGGCGCGCGACTGGAGCGTGGAGGTACCAATCTCTTCAAAGGAGAGCATGCGGAACACTTCGCCGAAGCCTTCTACCTCGCGGTCGAACAGCGGGATCAGCGCTTCAGGGGCCTGATCGCCTGCGGTAAAGCCGGTGCCGCCGGCGATCAGCACCACCTGCACCTCATCACTCGCAATCCACTGCGAAACCTGAGCGCGAATGGCGTAGCGGTTCTCCTTCACGATCGCTTTATCGACGATGTGATGCCCCGCGTCATGGGCCGCCTCGCGCAGCCAGTGGCCGGAGGTATCATCCTCTTCGCCACGGCGGTCGGAAACGGTAAGGATAGCAATGCGTGTCGGGATAAATTCTGCGCTTACCTGACTCATCTTCTGGTTCCTTCTTAAGCCTGATTACCCGCCGATGTAGGACAGGTTCTGAGTAATACCGGTATTGCCCTGATGCAGGAAGTGGGTCTGTTTTTTATGCGTCAGCGCGTCAGAAATACGTGCTTCAAGCGCGGCCTGCTGCGCATCGTCTTCCAGCAGATCGCGGAGATCCACGCCGCCGTCGCCGAACAGGCAAAGATGGAGCTTGCCAACGGAGGAGACGCGCAGGCGGTTGCAGCTGGCGCAGAAGTCTTTCTCATAGGGCATGATAAGCCCAATCTCACCTTCGTAATCCGAGTGGCAGAAGACCTGCGCCGGGCCGTCGCTGCGCTGGCGGATTTGATGGATCCAGCCGCGTTTCAGCAGCTCGTCGCGCAGCACCATGCCGGAGATGTGATGGCGACGAAACAGCTCGCTGCCCTCGCCGGTTTCCATCAGCTCGATAAAACGCAGCTGTATAGGGCGGGTTTTGATCCACCCCAGGAAGGTATCGAGCTGGTGATGGTTCACATCACGCATCAGCACTGTGTTGACTTTGACCTTCTCGAACCCGGCCGCAAATGCCGCGTCGATGCCGTCCATGACCTGCTGAAATTTATCCTGGCCGGTAATGGCGTGGAACTGACGGGCATCCAGGCTATCGACGCTGACGTTGATCGCCGTCAGCCCCGCATCGCGCCAGTTCGCCACGTCACGCGCCATGCGGTAACCGTTGGTGGTCACCGCAATCTGGCGGATACGTTCGTTTTCACGCACGGCGGCGATGATGTCGGGGAAATCGCGGCGTAGGGAGGGTTCGCCGCCGGTCAGACGCACTTTTTCGGTGCCGAGTTCAGAGAAGGCGCGCGTGACGCGGCGCACTTCATCCACGGAGAGAAAGCCGTTATTGGTGACGCTGCCCGGTTTGTAGCCATCGGGCAGGCAGTAGGTGCAACGGAAGTTGCACACATCGGTAATCGACAGACGTAAGTAATAAAACTTACGCGCGAAAGCATCAGTAAGTTGTGAAGCCATGTACACCTTTCCAGATCGGGAGGCACAGTCATTTCTTTCTGTACCCTGGTGGCAAATTCGCCACGGCCAGAGCGCCATATCTTTCGACACAGGCACAAGGGCTAGAGTGTATGTTTTCAATTTTGAAAACGTGGTTAGGGCGATAGTAGCGCGGAAATTCTGACGACGCCATTCTCGCCTTTCGCTATATAATTATCTATATAGCGAATCGATCCTGCATTTTCGCTACAGAATACCTAAAAACCGCATTTTCACATTGATATACGTCATTTTGCATCGGGTGAGGCATCGTCTTTTAGGGGTAGTTAGGTTACTGTTACGCGATCGAACGTGATAAGGAATACGTATGCGCAATCGCACTTTTGCGGATCTTGACCGAGTGGTCGCTCTTGGCGGAGGACACGGCTTAGGCCGGGTTATGTCCTCTTTGTCGTCACTCGGCTCAAGGCTGACAGGGATAGTGACCACCACCGACAACGGCGGCTCAACCGGGCGCATTCGACGTGCCGAAGGCGGCATTGCCTGGGGAGATATGCGCAACTGCCTGAACCAGTTAATTACCGAGCCGAGCGTCGCGTCGGCGATGTTTGAGTACCGTTTTGGCGGTAATGGCGAACTTTCCGGGCATAACCTCGGAAATTTGATGTTAAAGGCGCTCGATCACCTGAGCGTACGGCCTCTGGAAGCCATCAACTTAATCCGTAATCTGCTCAAAGTGGACGCATTCCTGATCCCCATGTCAGAACAACCGGTAGACTTGATGGCCATCGACGCCGAAGGGCATGAAGTTTACGGCGAGGTGAATATCGACCAGCTCATCCTGCCGCCAACGGAGTTAATGACCTATCCGAGCGTGCCCGCCACGCGAGAAGCGGTGGAGGCCATCGGGGAAGCGGATCTTATCCTGATCGGCCCAGGCAGTTTTTACACCAGCCTGATGCCCATTCTGCTGGTAAAAGAGCTGGCGCAGGCGCTGCGCCGCACTCCTGCCCCGATGGTTTACATCGGTAACCTGGGACGTGAGCTGAGCCCGGCGGCGGCGAGCCTGTCGCTGGCGGACAAACTGGAATTAATGGAGCATTACGTCGGCAAGAAAATCATTGACGGCGTAGTCGTGGGCCCAAAAGTGGATGTGTCAGGGATTGGCAATCGTCTGGTGGTGCAGGAGCCGCTAGAAGCGAGTGATATTAAATATCGCCATGACCGTCACCTGCTGCGCGAGGCGCTGGAGAAGGCGATTCAGGCGCTGGGCTAGGTTCGTTTTGTGCGGCCTGATGCCCTCATAATAATGCCCGCACGGACGACCCCCTCTCCCTTGAGGGAGAGGGCTGGGGTGAGGGGGGAACATACGACTCTGGTGGTCATTCCGTTCACTTTATGTTCCTTGCTACTCTGTAACGACATGACCGGTGAACGTGCCAGGGTGGCTCAATCGCCACCACCCTGGCGACCCGGGCTCCCGGCGGTAAATCGCCGCTGCGCGGATTGTTCGCCCCATCCCTGGGGCTCACCCCTTCGGGGCCAGCGCAAGCGCTGTCCAAAATTGCTCCCGGCAATTTTGTCATCGGCTTATTCCTTTCGGCTTATCGGGTACGGGCGGAGGTAACGTCCCTGTAAAGCCCGCCCTCTCGGCGCATCCCTGCGCCTCGCCCCGGCCTGCAGGAAACGCCTCAGCGATTTACAGCCGGACCAGAGCATCGCTGATAGCCTTCAATCGCTCTGAAACAACATTATTGCTTCTGTTCAAAAATTACTGGGGATCCCTCTCCCACGGGGAGAGGGAGAAAACAACGCTTTACTCACGATGCCGCGATGAAAAGATCCCGCAGCTGATGTAGCTGGTCGCGGATCTGCGCCGCCTCTTCGAACTCCAGATTCTGCGCGTGCTGCATCATCTGCCCTTCCAGCTCGTGGATTTTCTGCTGCAGCGCTTTCGGCGTCAGCACGACGGTGTCTTCTTCCACCACTGAACGCGCCTTGCCGCGACCCTTCGCTTTGGTTTTGGCAATGTTCTGCCCCAGCGCCAGAATATCCACCACCTTCTTGTTCAGCCCCTGCGGGGTAATGCCGTGCTCTTCGTTGTAACGCTGCTGTTTCTCGCGGCGGCGCTCCGTTTCGCCAATCGCTTTCGCCATCGACGGGGTGATTTTGTCACCGTACAGAATCGCTTTACCGTTGACGTTACGCGCCGCACGGCCGATGGTCTGGATCAGGGAGCGTTCAGAACGCAGGAAGCCCTCTTTGTCCGCATCCAGAATTGCCACCAGCGAGACTTCCGGCATGTCCAGACCTTCTCGCAGCAGGTTGATCCCCACCAGCACGTCAAACTCGCCCAGACGCAGATCGCGGATAATCTCCATGCGCTCCACGGTGTCGATATCCGAGTGCAGATAGCGCACCTTCTCGCCGTGCTCTTCGAGATATTCAGTGAGGTCTTCCGCCATACGCTTGGTGAGCGTGGTCACCAGCACGCGCTCGTTGATGGCGGAACGGGCGCGGATTTCCGAGAGCAGATCGTCCACCTGCGTAGCCACTGGACGAACTTCAATAATTGGGTCGAGCAACCCGGTCGGACGCACAACCTGATCGACAACGTCTTCACCGGATTTCTCCAGCTCGTAGTTGCCCGGCGTGGCCGAGACGTAAATGGTTTGCGGCGCTAATGCCTCAAACTCTTCAAACTTCATCGGACGGTTATCCAGCGCCGACGGCAGGCGGAAGCCGTACTCAACCAGCGTCTCTTTACGCGCCCGGTCACCGCGGTACATCCCGCCGATCTGCGGGATCGTGACGTGGGATTCGTCGATCACCAGCAAACCGTCTGCCGGCAGGTAATCAAACAGCGTTGGCGGCGGCTCGCCCGGCCCGCGCCCGGAGAGGAAGCGCGAATAGTTTTCAATGCCGGAGCAGTAGCCGAGCTCGTTCATCATCTCAAGGTCGAACTGGGTGCGCTGGCTGAGGCGCTGCTCTTCCAGCAGCTTATTGTTCGCCAGCAGCACCTTACGGCGCTCGGCCAGCTCCACTTTGATCTCTTCCATCGCCTGCACGATACGCTCGCGCGGCGTCACGTAGTGCGTTTTCGGGTAGATGGTAAAGCGCTGGATCACTGACTCAACGTGTCCGGTCAGCGGGTCGAAGAGCGACAGGCGTTCAACCTCTTCGTCAAACAGCTCGACGCGCAGCGCCATATCGTCCGATTCCGCCGGGAAGATGTCGATCACTTCCCCGCGTACGCGGAAGGTGCCGCGCTGGAACGCCTGATCGTTACGGGCGTACTGCAGCTCTGCCAGACGGCGGACGATGGCGCGCTGGTCGATAATCATCCCCTGCGTCAGATGCAGCATCATCTTGAGATAGAGATCCGGATCGCCCAGACCGTAGATCGCGGAAACCGATGCGACGACGACCACATCGCGACGCTCCAGAAGCGCCTTCGTGGCCGACAGACGCATCTGCTCGATGTGCTCGTTCACCGAGGCATCCTTCTCGATGAAGGTGTCAGAGCTCGGCACGTAGGCTTCAGGCTGGTAGTAATCGTAGTAGGAGACGAAATACTCCACCGCGTTTTCCGGGAAGAACTCTTTCATCTCGCCGTAAAGCTGTGCGGCCAGGGTTTTGTTGGGTGCCAACACCATCGTTGGACGCTGGAGATCCGCAATCACGTTGGCGATAGTGAACGTTTTACCCGAGCCGGTTACCCCCAGCAGCGTCTGGTGCGCCAGCCCGTCTTCCAGCCCCTCCTCCAGACGACGGATCGCCTCAGGCTGATCGCCAGATGGACGGAAAGCAGAATTCAATTTGAACGGTTTACTCATGGGCGACGACCTGATGACGTTATAAGCGGCAGGTGAGTAATTTTACTCGTTGTTGCCAGGAATGCCAGTAAAAAACACTGGATGAAAAACCAGTGGCATGTCAGGATATTTAGCATAGCGCCTGAATGATAAGTGGGATAACGGCCAAAATTTGGACTGTGACAATATAAAACACCAGTCAGGTCAGGTTATCCCCAGAACTTTTTCTTTTTTAACATTTGTCAAGCCAGGTAATGATAGTTTTGTGGCAACGGGTGACACTTTCATGACGGGAATTGCTTTTATCTAAGCAATTAAATAATAAACGATATTTTCTAAAGCCGCGTTTCGCGCCAATTTGGGCGTAAGCCGCGTCTTCTCTCGCTTATCGCGTGTTTTCTAACTCTAATGCACATGGTTATCCACAGGAATAGTGGATAACTGCTTCCAGCCCATACAGACTGGCGCTCGGCAAATTCCCGGTTTTTCCCACGAGACGGTAGTAAAAAATTTTTATAGCTATTTTTTGATGATTAACAGTTGCGTCATTCATAACCAACCGATGGGATCTTGCTCACATTTTCATCATTTTGGGTTCTGCACCACAACTCACCACCTCCAGCACCGTCGCTGTGCAATCCGGTTTTTTATAAACCGCTTTCTGGTGATTCATTCCTAAAAAAGCCGTTTTTTTGAACACTTTTCGGTTTCTGGCAGGGGTTTTGCAGATTCAAACACGAGCCTCACCTACACACATTTTTAAGGAGAAAAAGATGTTGAGTCTGCGTGCTGTGAATCAGTTTTACGGAAGCCAACATACGCTATGGAACGTGAATTTGGATTTTCCGCAAGGGATGTGTACAGGCGTCGTTGGCCTGCCGGGGATGGGGAAAACCACCCTCATGAATTGCATCGCCGGGAGAGTGCCCGTTGAAAGCGGCAGCATCATCTGGCACGAGGCGGGCGCGCCGCCGCGCGATTTGCTTAACCTGCCGCCAGAACAGCGTTCAGGACCGGGGATAGGCTATGTCCCGCAGGACAGGCGGATCTTCTCCCAGCTAACGATTGAGGAGAATCTGCATATCGCCATGCGGGCGATGGGGAAACCCAACCCGGAAGCGAAAAGTGACGTTTACGACCTGTTTCCGGCGCTCTACGCATTGCGGCAGGCCCGTGCGAACACGCTCTCTCCGGACGATCAGTATCAGCTGGCGCTGGCTAATGCGCTGGTGAACCGTCCGCACCTGCTGATCCTCGATGAGCCCCTGCACGGCGCAGGACAAAGCTTCGCCCAGAAGCTGGGGCAGCTGCTGGCGCGCTTAAACCGGGAGTTAGGTATGACGGTGCTATTAGCGGAGCAGCAGCTGTCGTTTATCCGCCGGGTTGCGGACCGTTTCTGCATGCTCTATCGCGGGCGTAACGTGGCGCAGGGCCACGTTAACGAACTGGATGACGAGCTTATCGCGCACTGGATGTCGCGGGAAGCAAGACGCTGAGATCGAGATAACGCCCGGTGTCGGCATTTTCCGCGCCGTCAGCAAGCCAGGGAATTTCCCCGAGGCACGGGGCGGGAAGTACGCGCCTGAGCGTCGCCAGATACTCCTGGTGTCGTTTACCCGGCGCAACCACGTCGTTGGCTATCCAGCCCGCCAGACGCAGCCCGGCCTGCTGGACGGCCTGCGCGGTCAACATGGCGTGATTGATGCAGCCCAGCCTGACGCCGACGACCAGAATGACCGGAAGCTGCTCGGCCTGCACCCAGTCAGCAAACGTCTGCGTCTCCGAAAGCGGCGTAAACCAGCCGCCCGCACCTTCCACCAGCACCCAGTCGGCCTGGCTTTCCAGCGTCCGTAACCCGGCTGACAGCACGGTGAAATCAATCGGACGATCTTCGTCAGCGCTGATGATGTGCGGCGAGGTCGGCTCGGCAAAGGTGTACGGATTGACCGCTGAATAGGCGAGTTCAAGGGTGCTGTTACGCTGGAGCGCCAGCGCGTCGGTGTTGCGTAATCCTTCCGCCGTCACCTCGCTGCCGGAAGCAACGGGCTTATATCCGGCGGTGTTTTTTCCGAGCAGTCGTGCCGCCTGCAGCAGCGCCGAGCTGGCCACCGTTTTGCCCACTTCCGTATCCGTGCCGGTAACAAAATAACGTTCAGTCACGTTCGATAATCCCATGAAAAAGTTGATAAGAGAGCGGGAAATGCCCCCGCTGCTGCGGCCAGGCCAGCTCCAGACGCTGCAGCTGGCCCCGGGTCAGCGGTTTTTTCTCCCGTCCGGCGTGCAGGTGCGTGGCGCCGATGCCCTTCAGCGAACGCATAGCGCTGAACGCATCGCCAAAATTGAGGGTGATGGTCTGCACCGTGCTGCGGTAACGCCAGCCTGCCAGCGCCTGCATCACCTGCTCATGCGATAAAAAGCGGTTAGCGTGAGGCTGCTCATCCACCGCTTTCCACGCCTGATTCAGCTCCGGCAGCGAGCTTTCCAGCAGGGTGGTAAAGGCCACCTTCCCGCCCGGTCGCGCCACACGATAAAGCTCGCGCAAGGCCTGCGGCAGGCTGCTGCACCACTGGACCGCCAGATGACTCCAGACCAGATCGAACTGCGCATCCGCCAGCGGGATCGCCTCGATATCCGCCAGCAGATAATGGTCCGCTGCCTGCCGCTGTCGCGCCTCGTCGAGCATCTGGTCCGAGAGGTCGATAGCCGTGACCTGGCTTCCCGCCCCGCGCCAGTAGCGGCTGTTGCTGCCGGGACCACAGCCGGCGTCCAGCACCTGCGGAAAGCGGTTGTCGCCAAGCGCGGCCAGAAGCCCCTCCGCGCTCTGACGCTGCAGCTCATCGTGCTGCGAATAGCTCTGCGCGGCCCGGCCAAATGCCGCCGCAACGGCCTGCTTATTCACCGGCGTCATTGAGCGCCTCCAGCAGCGTCTGGATATCCCGAGCGTCATGCGCCGCCGTCAGGGTTAAACGCAGCCGCGCGGTGCCCGGCGGGACCGTTGGCGGGCGAATGGCGGTCACCCACATGCCGCGCTCGCGCAGCGCCTGTGCCAGCGCCAGCGCGCGACCGTTTTCGCCGACAATCACCGGCTGGATGGCGCTTTGCGAATCGGGACTGTGGAAGGGCAGCGCCGCTAACCCCTTGCGGAAGCGGGAGATATGCTCTGCCAGCCGCTGACGACGTTCATCCCCTTCTGCGCTGCGGATCACCGCCAGCGACGCAGACAGCGCCACGGCCTGCGCCGGGGGCATGCTGGTGCTGTAGATCAGGTGTCGGGCAAACTGCAGCAGATAGTCGGCGACGGACTCGCTGCACAGCACGGCGGCGCCGCTGGCGCCAAAGCCTTTGCCGAAGGTGACGATCAGCAGCTCGGGCTTCACGTTTTGCTGGTATGCGCTGCCGCGACCTTCGTCGCCCATTACGCCAATGCCGTGGGCATCGTCGACCAGCAGCCAGGCGTTTTGCCGCTTTGCTGCCTCGTGCAGCGCGGCAAGCGGCGCGCTGTCGCCGTCCATGCTGAACACCCCTTCCGTAACCGCCAGCTGTTGTCCGTCGCAGGGTTTATCCAGCAGCCCGGCGAGCTGCCCCGCATCGTTATGGGCAAAGCGGCGCAGCTGCGCCGGGCTTAAACTTGCCGCCTCCAGCAGCGAGGCGTGGCTCAGGCGGTCGGCGACAATACGGTCCTCTTTTCCCATCAGGGCGGTAATGACCGCCTGGTTGGCGGCAAAGCCGGAGATGAACAGCAGCGCGCGCGGGTAGCCGAGCCAGTCGGCAAGCGCCTCTTCCAGCGCCTGATGCGCGGTGGTATATCCGCTGACGTGTCCCGAGCCGCCGCTGCCCACGCCAAACCGCTCCGCACCCTGCTGCCAGGCGCGGATGATGGCCGGATGCTGGCTCAGCCCGAGATAGTCGTTGCTGGAGAAATTACAAAACTGCCGCCCCTCGCGGGTAAGAAAACGGCCCGCGCCGTTTTCCACCACCCTGCGAACGCGAAACGCCTCTGCCGCCCGGCGTTCGTCCAGCGCGGTATTAATGCGTGCCTGCCAGGTCATACGGCTGCCGCGTTGTAGAACTGGTCGGTGTCGGCGTTGAAAATCTGCTGCTCCAGCTGCTGCTGTTGCTCGTTATCGCCCGTCAGCACTTCGGTCTGATGCGGGTTAAGCCCCAGCTTGCGGAACAGCTGAACGTCTTTGTCCTCTTCCGGGTTCGGCGTGGTCAGCAGCTTGCAGCCGTAGAAGATGGAGTTGGCTCCGGCCATAAAGCACATCGCCTGGGTCTGCTCGTTCATCTGCTCGCGACCGGCAGAGAGGCGCACGAAAGAGGTCGGCATCATGATGCGCGCCACCGCGATGGTGCGAATAAAATCAAACGCATCCACGTCGTCGTTATCCGCCAGCGGCGTCCCCTTAACCTTCACCAGCATGTTGATCGGCACGCTTTCCGGCGGGGTCGGCAGGTTTGCCAGCTGCAGCAGCAGGCCCGCGCGGTCTTTGACCGTCTCACCTAAGCCGACAATACCGCCGGAGCAGACCTTGATCCCCGCGTCACGCACTTTATCCAGCGTGTCCAGACGCTCCTGATAGGTCCGCGTGGTGATGATGTTGCCGTAAAACTCCGGCGAGGTGTCGAGGTTATGGTTGTAGTAGTCCAGCCCCGCCGCAGAGAGGCGCTGCGCCTGCTCCTCGTTCAGCGTGCCGAGCGTCATACAGGCTTCGAGGCCCATCTCCTTCACGCCCTTCACCATCTGCTCCAGATACGGCATGTCGCGATCGTGCGGGTTCTTCCACGCCGCGCCCATGCAGAAGCGGGTAGAGCCGGCGTTTTTCGCCTTGCGCGCCGAGTCGAGCACCTGCTCCACCTCCATCAGCCGTTCGGATTCGAGACCGGTTTTGTAGCGCGCGCTCTGCGGGCAATATTTGCAGTCTTCAGGACAGGCACCGGTTTTGATCGACAGCAGCGTGCTGACCTGAACATGGCGCGGATCGAAGTGCTGACGATGCACCTGTTGGGCTTCGAACATCAGCTCTAGGAAAGGTTTGTTGAATAATTCAGTGACTTGCGACATCGTCCAGCGTGCGTGGTGAGCCATCGGGCTTCTCCAAAGGGTTTTGTTAATTTTCGGTTCGGTTTATACTCGTAAACCTAAAACTTTTCAAAATGGTTTACAAGTCGATTATGACCCAGGACGATCTCGCCTTCGACAAGCAGCATATCTGGCACCCTTACACCTCCACTACCCGCCCTCTTCCCGTCTATCCGGTGGCCTTGGCCCACGGCTGCGAGCTGCACCTCGCCAGCGGCGAGCGGCTCGTTGACGGGATGTCTTCGTGGTGGGCGGCCATTCACGGGTACAACCACCCGCGCCTGAATGCGGCGATGAAGGCCCAGATTGACCAGATGTCGCACGTGATGTTTGGCGGGATCACCCATCAGCCCGCGGTGGATTTATGCCGTCGTCTGGTGGCGAT
This region of Enterobacter asburiae genomic DNA includes:
- the bioB gene encoding biotin synthase BioB is translated as MAHHARWTMSQVTELFNKPFLELMFEAQQVHRQHFDPRHVQVSTLLSIKTGACPEDCKYCPQSARYKTGLESERLMEVEQVLDSARKAKNAGSTRFCMGAAWKNPHDRDMPYLEQMVKGVKEMGLEACMTLGTLNEEQAQRLSAAGLDYYNHNLDTSPEFYGNIITTRTYQERLDTLDKVRDAGIKVCSGGIVGLGETVKDRAGLLLQLANLPTPPESVPINMLVKVKGTPLADNDDVDAFDFIRTIAVARIMMPTSFVRLSAGREQMNEQTQAMCFMAGANSIFYGCKLLTTPNPEEDKDVQLFRKLGLNPHQTEVLTGDNEQQQQLEQQIFNADTDQFYNAAAV
- the bioD gene encoding dethiobiotin synthase; this translates as MTERYFVTGTDTEVGKTVASSALLQAARLLGKNTAGYKPVASGSEVTAEGLRNTDALALQRNSTLELAYSAVNPYTFAEPTSPHIISADEDRPIDFTVLSAGLRTLESQADWVLVEGAGGWFTPLSETQTFADWVQAEQLPVILVVGVRLGCINHAMLTAQAVQQAGLRLAGWIANDVVAPGKRHQEYLATLRRVLPAPCLGEIPWLADGAENADTGRYLDLSVLLPATSSAR
- the bioF gene encoding 8-amino-7-oxononanoate synthase encodes the protein MTWQARINTALDERRAAEAFRVRRVVENGAGRFLTREGRQFCNFSSNDYLGLSQHPAIIRAWQQGAERFGVGSGGSGHVSGYTTAHQALEEALADWLGYPRALLFISGFAANQAVITALMGKEDRIVADRLSHASLLEAASLSPAQLRRFAHNDAGQLAGLLDKPCDGQQLAVTEGVFSMDGDSAPLAALHEAAKRQNAWLLVDDAHGIGVMGDEGRGSAYQQNVKPELLIVTFGKGFGASGAAVLCSESVADYLLQFARHLIYSTSMPPAQAVALSASLAVIRSAEGDERRQRLAEHISRFRKGLAALPFHSPDSQSAIQPVIVGENGRALALAQALRERGMWVTAIRPPTVPPGTARLRLTLTAAHDARDIQTLLEALNDAGE
- the uvrB gene encoding excinuclease ABC subunit UvrB, which encodes MSKPFKLNSAFRPSGDQPEAIRRLEEGLEDGLAHQTLLGVTGSGKTFTIANVIADLQRPTMVLAPNKTLAAQLYGEMKEFFPENAVEYFVSYYDYYQPEAYVPSSDTFIEKDASVNEHIEQMRLSATKALLERRDVVVVASVSAIYGLGDPDLYLKMMLHLTQGMIIDQRAIVRRLAELQYARNDQAFQRGTFRVRGEVIDIFPAESDDMALRVELFDEEVERLSLFDPLTGHVESVIQRFTIYPKTHYVTPRERIVQAMEEIKVELAERRKVLLANNKLLEEQRLSQRTQFDLEMMNELGYCSGIENYSRFLSGRGPGEPPPTLFDYLPADGLLVIDESHVTIPQIGGMYRGDRARKETLVEYGFRLPSALDNRPMKFEEFEALAPQTIYVSATPGNYELEKSGEDVVDQVVRPTGLLDPIIEVRPVATQVDDLLSEIRARSAINERVLVTTLTKRMAEDLTEYLEEHGEKVRYLHSDIDTVERMEIIRDLRLGEFDVLVGINLLREGLDMPEVSLVAILDADKEGFLRSERSLIQTIGRAARNVNGKAILYGDKITPSMAKAIGETERRREKQQRYNEEHGITPQGLNKKVVDILALGQNIAKTKAKGRGKARSVVEEDTVVLTPKALQQKIHELEGQMMQHAQNLEFEEAAQIRDQLHQLRDLFIAAS
- the bioC gene encoding malonyl-ACP O-methyltransferase BioC gives rise to the protein MTPVNKQAVAAAFGRAAQSYSQHDELQRQSAEGLLAALGDNRFPQVLDAGCGPGSNSRYWRGAGSQVTAIDLSDQMLDEARQRQAADHYLLADIEAIPLADAQFDLVWSHLAVQWCSSLPQALRELYRVARPGGKVAFTTLLESSLPELNQAWKAVDEQPHANRFLSHEQVMQALAGWRYRSTVQTITLNFGDAFSAMRSLKGIGATHLHAGREKKPLTRGQLQRLELAWPQQRGHFPLSYQLFHGIIERD
- a CDS encoding ABC transporter ATP-binding protein, with protein sequence MLSLRAVNQFYGSQHTLWNVNLDFPQGMCTGVVGLPGMGKTTLMNCIAGRVPVESGSIIWHEAGAPPRDLLNLPPEQRSGPGIGYVPQDRRIFSQLTIEENLHIAMRAMGKPNPEAKSDVYDLFPALYALRQARANTLSPDDQYQLALANALVNRPHLLILDEPLHGAGQSFAQKLGQLLARLNRELGMTVLLAEQQLSFIRRVADRFCMLYRGRNVAQGHVNELDDELIAHWMSREARR